One segment of Nostoc flagelliforme CCNUN1 DNA contains the following:
- a CDS encoding DUF433 domain-containing protein: MVQATEHLYVVKDERILGGEPIIKGTRTSVRAIAETWGRGYTVKTKN; this comes from the coding sequence ATGGTTCAAGCAACAGAACATCTTTACGTTGTCAAAGACGAGCGTATTCTAGGTGGTGAGCCAATTATCAAGGGAACTCGTACATCTGTTAGGGCGATCGCTGAAACTTGGGGTAGGGGTTACACGGTCAAAACTAAGAACTAA
- the ssuD gene encoding FMNH2-dependent alkanesulfonate monooxygenase, with translation MELFWFIPTYSDGRYLGTATGGRAATYPYLRQIAQAVDHLGYTGALLPTGRSCEDAWIIASSLISVTQQMRFLVAIRPGLSSPGMAARMAATLDRVSNGRLLINVVTGGDPVELAGDGVHLNHTARYELTDEFLSIWRAIMTGEEANFSGEYFQIKGGKLLFPPVQTPYPPLWFGGSSPIAQQIAANHIDVYLTWGEPPQQVAEKINAVRKLAAEQGRTLRFGIRLHIIVRETESEAWDAANDLIKYVDEEAIAKAQKVYARLDSVGQRRMTQLHSGSREGLEVSPNLWAGVGLVRGGAGTALVGDPDTVTARILEYAELGIETFILSGYPHLEEAYRVAELLFPRLPLQNLPTTAQQQVLSPFGEIVANQDFPKQQRTAEGASK, from the coding sequence ATGGAACTATTTTGGTTTATTCCAACCTACAGTGATGGGCGCTATCTCGGAACAGCAACAGGAGGGCGTGCTGCTACCTATCCATACTTGCGTCAAATTGCTCAAGCTGTGGATCATCTAGGCTACACGGGTGCTTTACTTCCCACAGGGCGCTCATGTGAAGACGCTTGGATTATAGCATCGTCCTTAATATCAGTAACTCAACAGATGCGTTTTTTAGTGGCAATTCGCCCTGGGCTGTCGTCTCCTGGCATGGCAGCACGGATGGCGGCTACACTTGACCGCGTATCCAATGGACGCTTGCTGATAAACGTCGTGACGGGGGGCGATCCGGTGGAATTGGCTGGTGATGGAGTTCATCTCAACCACACAGCCCGCTATGAGTTGACAGATGAGTTTTTGTCCATTTGGCGAGCAATTATGACTGGTGAAGAAGCCAACTTCAGTGGTGAATATTTCCAAATCAAAGGCGGTAAGCTACTTTTTCCTCCTGTACAAACGCCCTATCCTCCTTTATGGTTTGGCGGTTCATCACCGATTGCCCAGCAAATTGCAGCTAACCACATTGATGTGTATCTGACTTGGGGAGAACCACCGCAGCAAGTAGCCGAGAAGATTAACGCAGTTCGGAAGTTAGCTGCCGAACAAGGTAGAACTTTACGTTTTGGGATTCGTTTGCATATCATTGTCCGGGAAACCGAGAGCGAAGCTTGGGATGCTGCCAATGATTTAATTAAGTACGTCGATGAAGAAGCGATCGCCAAAGCTCAAAAAGTTTATGCTCGTTTAGATTCCGTTGGGCAACGCCGCATGACGCAACTGCACAGTGGCAGTCGTGAAGGATTGGAAGTCAGCCCTAATCTCTGGGCAGGAGTCGGACTGGTGCGAGGTGGCGCAGGTACAGCCTTAGTAGGAGATCCCGATACTGTCACCGCACGGATACTGGAATACGCCGAACTGGGAATTGAAACTTTCATCCTTTCGGGATATCCGCATTTAGAAGAAGCTTATCGAGTAGCTGAATTACTTTTCCCCCGCTTACCACTTCAGAATTTACCTACTACAGCACAACAGCAAGTATTAAGTCCTTTTGGTGAAATTGTCGCCAACCAAGATTTTCCTAAGCAACAACGTACCGCAGAAGGAGCTTCAAAATGA
- the ssuC gene encoding aliphatic sulfonate ABC transporter permease SsuC encodes MKKSRFYQVGFRQLKPWILPIVLIILWQLLVKSGWLSTRVLPAPSDVILAGLRLARSGELWRNLIISTIRALIGFLLGGSIGFGLGLLNGLARPAEEYLDTSVQMIRNIPHLALIPLVILWFGIGEEAKIFLVALGVFFPIYLNTFHGVRTVDPELIEMAKSYGLRGWSLFKRVIFPGALGSIIVGLRYALGIMWLTLIVAETITLDSGIGYMAMNAREFMQTDVVVLSILLYALLGKLADVAAKSLEEKWLKWDSNYQAA; translated from the coding sequence ATGAAAAAAAGTCGATTTTATCAAGTAGGGTTTCGGCAGCTAAAACCTTGGATTTTGCCGATTGTTCTAATTATTCTTTGGCAATTACTGGTGAAATCTGGCTGGCTTTCTACAAGAGTATTGCCTGCCCCTTCAGATGTAATACTTGCAGGACTTCGTTTAGCCCGTTCCGGGGAACTATGGCGAAACTTGATTATCAGTACAATCCGAGCATTGATTGGGTTCTTGCTGGGAGGTAGTATTGGCTTTGGCTTGGGATTACTTAATGGATTGGCTCGTCCAGCAGAAGAGTATTTGGACACCTCAGTGCAGATGATTCGGAATATTCCTCACTTAGCGTTAATCCCACTTGTAATTTTGTGGTTTGGCATTGGCGAAGAAGCTAAGATTTTTCTTGTCGCATTGGGAGTATTCTTTCCCATCTATCTCAATACCTTTCACGGAGTTCGCACGGTCGATCCAGAACTGATTGAAATGGCGAAATCATACGGCTTGCGGGGCTGGTCTTTATTTAAGCGAGTCATCTTTCCAGGCGCATTAGGTTCAATTATCGTTGGTCTGCGTTATGCCTTGGGAATTATGTGGCTAACCTTGATTGTTGCTGAAACTATCACACTCGACTCTGGCATTGGGTATATGGCAATGAACGCTCGTGAGTTTATGCAAACTGATGTGGTTGTCTTGAGCATTTTGCTTTATGCCTTGTTGGGCAAGTTAGCAGATGTGGCTGCCAAATCTTTAGAAGAAAAATGGTTAAAGTGGGATTCTAACTACCAAGCTGCTTAA
- a CDS encoding IS5 family transposase: protein MSKAYPSNLTYAQYQFLSEMLPEAKKGGRKREVDIWSVLNAIFYILLEGVRWRSLPGDFPAWQTVYTYFRNWRRDGTWMKIHDNLREWTRIEEERHPSPSEAIIDSQSVKSAAMVSQEVGFDTGKKIKGRKRFMTVDTLGLVLRVLVTAANVPERSGGKQVLKRVKEMGNKVSRLTTIWTDGGFDGPAFMMWVMDTCRWIVQVVLRPEQTKGFVLLKKRWVVERTFGWLMGCRRLVRDYELLPETSETFIYLAMIRIMVRRLA, encoded by the coding sequence ATGAGTAAAGCATACCCCAGTAATTTGACCTATGCCCAATATCAATTTCTCAGTGAGATGCTTCCAGAAGCAAAAAAAGGTGGCCGTAAGCGTGAAGTCGATATTTGGTCAGTCCTGAACGCGATTTTTTACATTCTGCTAGAAGGGGTGCGATGGCGATCGCTACCAGGGGACTTTCCCGCTTGGCAAACTGTATATACGTACTTTCGTAACTGGCGCAGGGATGGAACTTGGATGAAGATTCATGATAATCTGCGAGAATGGACGAGAATCGAAGAAGAACGCCATCCAAGTCCGTCAGAAGCCATCATCGATAGTCAAAGTGTCAAAAGTGCAGCGATGGTGAGTCAGGAAGTCGGCTTTGATACAGGCAAAAAAATTAAAGGACGCAAGCGGTTTATGACCGTTGATACGTTGGGATTAGTGCTGCGGGTGTTGGTCACCGCCGCCAATGTGCCAGAGCGGTCAGGTGGTAAACAAGTGCTCAAGCGCGTCAAAGAAATGGGCAATAAGGTTTCTCGCTTGACGACCATTTGGACTGATGGCGGCTTTGATGGTCCAGCCTTCATGATGTGGGTGATGGACACTTGCCGTTGGATTGTGCAGGTGGTGCTGCGACCAGAGCAAACTAAGGGGTTTGTCTTGCTCAAAAAGCGATGGGTGGTGGAGCGCACTTTCGGCTGGCTGATGGGGTGTCGCCGATTGGTTAGAGATTATGAACTTCTACCGGAAACATCGGAGACGTTTATTTACCTTGCCATGATCCGGATCATGGTGAGGCGATTAGCATAA
- a CDS encoding sulfonate ABC transporter substrate-binding protein: MLYSCYSLGAVFFLFTAYTERAFLHPDLLFKHPLRAKGDLEKKLKSMGLSVRWNQFSAGPQLLEALNAGRLDFGHAGETPPISAQAAGAPLLYVASSPPNPKGEAILVPKNSPIRNLFDLKGKKIALNKGSNVHYLVVQALAKANLKYTDIEPVFIPPADARAAFEQKKVDAWAIWDPYFAAAEQATGARILTDATNIVENREFLFASQTFTKKHPDRLKIVLEEIKKVDEWAKSRPKEVAQILSPLIGIDAGVLEQVAKRRAYGLELITQEVVAYQQRLADTFYRLKLVPKKIDVSQVAMVSDHKPN, translated from the coding sequence ATGCTTTACTCATGCTACTCTCTCGGTGCTGTTTTCTTTCTATTCACAGCTTATACTGAGAGAGCTTTTTTACACCCTGACCTACTTTTCAAACACCCTCTAAGAGCAAAAGGTGATTTAGAGAAAAAGTTAAAATCAATGGGTTTATCGGTGCGATGGAATCAATTTTCAGCTGGGCCACAACTATTAGAAGCTTTAAATGCTGGTCGGCTTGACTTTGGTCATGCAGGAGAAACGCCTCCCATATCTGCTCAAGCAGCTGGCGCACCTCTGCTTTATGTTGCCAGTTCACCTCCTAATCCCAAAGGTGAAGCAATTTTAGTTCCAAAAAATTCTCCAATTCGCAATCTTTTTGATTTAAAAGGCAAAAAAATTGCCTTAAATAAAGGCTCAAATGTCCATTATCTAGTTGTACAAGCATTGGCAAAAGCTAATTTGAAATATACCGACATTGAACCAGTGTTTATTCCTCCAGCTGATGCTAGAGCAGCATTTGAACAAAAAAAGGTTGATGCCTGGGCGATTTGGGACCCATACTTTGCTGCTGCCGAACAAGCTACAGGGGCGCGAATACTTACAGATGCTACAAATATAGTCGAAAATCGGGAGTTCCTTTTTGCTTCTCAAACTTTTACCAAGAAGCATCCTGACCGGCTGAAAATCGTTTTAGAAGAAATCAAAAAAGTAGATGAATGGGCAAAATCTAGACCGAAAGAAGTTGCACAGATACTCTCACCTTTAATTGGGATTGATGCTGGTGTTTTAGAACAGGTAGCAAAAAGAAGAGCTTATGGCTTAGAACTCATTACCCAGGAAGTTGTAGCTTATCAACAAAGGCTTGCTGATACTTTTTATCGTCTGAAATTGGTTCCTAAAAAAATTGATGTCAGTCAAGTAGCTATGGTGTCTGATCATAAGCCTAATTAA
- a CDS encoding IS982 family transposase → MLNEIIAIYAITDDLLKGIGHDEDGRILVSDAEIITTAVCAAMFFNGNHSKACTYMQEHGLIRNMLDKSRFNRRLHGIFMLMNDLFHQMGMILKEISDDTEYLLDSFPVAMCDNIRIFNVKLIKSEQYRGYIASKKRYFYGVRVQLLTTKTGIPVEFVFLPGSANDLRGLNALPLNLPPGSEIYGDAAYTDYTIEDDLEQTSQISLKVMRKQKSTRLDPPWIQYIKQHTRHYIETVFSSITSDFPKSIHAVTYQGFLLKLQAFIFAFTLQEAFI, encoded by the coding sequence ATGTTAAACGAAATAATTGCCATCTATGCTATCACGGATGACTTGTTGAAAGGGATTGGACATGATGAAGATGGTCGGATACTCGTAAGTGATGCAGAAATTATCACAACGGCTGTGTGTGCGGCGATGTTCTTTAATGGCAACCACAGCAAGGCTTGCACTTATATGCAAGAACATGGTTTGATCCGAAATATGTTAGATAAATCACGATTCAATAGAAGATTACACGGTATCTTCATGTTAATGAACGATTTATTTCATCAAATGGGAATGATACTCAAAGAAATTAGTGATGATACGGAGTATCTTTTAGACTCATTCCCAGTAGCGATGTGTGATAATATTCGCATTTTTAATGTCAAGTTAATTAAGTCCGAGCAGTATCGAGGTTATATTGCATCCAAGAAAAGATACTTCTATGGTGTGCGAGTTCAATTATTAACAACCAAAACCGGGATTCCTGTGGAATTTGTGTTTTTACCTGGGAGTGCCAATGATCTACGTGGGTTAAATGCCTTACCCTTAAATCTGCCGCCAGGGAGTGAAATTTATGGCGATGCAGCTTACACAGATTACACCATTGAAGATGACTTGGAACAAACTAGTCAAATTAGTTTGAAAGTGATGCGGAAACAGAAATCCACTCGTCTTGACCCTCCTTGGATTCAATATATTAAACAACATACTCGCCATTATATTGAAACTGTATTTAGTTCGATTACAAGTGATTTTCCCAAATCCATTCATGCCGTTACCTATCAAGGGTTTTTACTGAAACTTCAGGCATTTATTTTTGCCTTCACTCTCCAAGAAGCATTTATCTAG
- a CDS encoding ATP-binding cassette domain-containing protein — MAPLQGAEVKVMGLTKTYGSTQVLQSLDLEIAPGEFIAIVGRSGGGKSTLLRMIAGFESPSDGGVLIDGEPLRGRNRNARTMFQNARLLPWDNVLRNVGLGLNKKDWQQKAEKALEQVGLKERAKDWPSVLSGGQKQRVALARALVREPRLLMLDEPLGALDAMTRIEMQRLIEKIWQEQKFSAFLITHDVDEAVTLADRIILIEDGRVTMDQRISLPRPRKRKDPEFLTLAEEILERVMGDEAGLINGEAEKVQQLASTH; from the coding sequence ATGGCACCCTTACAAGGCGCAGAGGTAAAAGTGATGGGTCTGACGAAGACCTATGGTAGTACTCAGGTGTTGCAAAGTCTCGATTTAGAGATAGCACCAGGAGAGTTTATTGCGATCGTTGGACGCAGTGGTGGCGGTAAAAGTACACTCTTACGGATGATAGCTGGGTTTGAAAGTCCTAGTGACGGTGGAGTTTTAATCGACGGGGAGCCATTGCGCGGGCGTAATCGCAACGCGCGAACAATGTTTCAAAATGCTCGCCTGTTACCGTGGGACAATGTTCTAAGGAATGTAGGATTAGGATTGAACAAAAAAGACTGGCAGCAAAAGGCAGAGAAGGCACTAGAGCAAGTAGGTTTAAAAGAACGAGCTAAGGATTGGCCATCTGTCCTTTCGGGAGGACAAAAGCAAAGGGTGGCACTTGCTAGAGCTTTAGTGAGAGAGCCGCGCTTACTAATGTTGGATGAACCTCTTGGTGCTTTGGATGCGATGACTCGCATTGAAATGCAGCGATTAATTGAAAAAATCTGGCAGGAACAAAAATTTTCGGCGTTCTTGATTACTCATGATGTGGATGAAGCAGTAACGCTAGCCGATCGCATCATTCTTATTGAAGATGGTCGAGTCACAATGGATCAGCGCATATCGCTACCACGTCCTCGCAAACGCAAAGACCCAGAATTCCTCACTCTGGCAGAAGAAATCTTAGAGCGCGTTATGGGTGATGAAGCAGGTCTAATTAATGGGGAAGCAGAAAAAGTTCAACAGCTAGCTAGCACACACTAA